One stretch of Candidatus Methylomirabilota bacterium DNA includes these proteins:
- the rpiB gene encoding ribose 5-phosphate isomerase B, whose product MTAIALGADHAGFPLKEDLKAWLVAQGYEVVDCGTQSAESVDYPDYAVLVASAVTAGKAGRGVLVCGSGIGMAIAANKVAGIRAAACTDAYTARLSREHNDANVLALGARITARDSAIEILETWLGAEFAGGRHARRVQKLGDLDRERGGHDGPAR is encoded by the coding sequence ATGACGGCGATCGCCCTCGGCGCCGACCATGCCGGGTTCCCCCTGAAAGAGGACCTCAAGGCCTGGCTGGTCGCGCAGGGCTATGAGGTCGTGGACTGCGGCACCCAGTCCGCCGAGTCCGTGGACTACCCCGACTACGCGGTCCTCGTCGCGAGCGCCGTGACGGCGGGCAAGGCGGGCCGCGGGGTCCTCGTCTGCGGCTCCGGCATCGGCATGGCGATCGCCGCCAACAAGGTCGCCGGCATCCGCGCGGCCGCGTGCACCGACGCCTACACCGCGCGGCTCAGCCGCGAGCACAACGACGCCAACGTGCTCGCGCTCGGCGCGCGGATCACCGCGCGGGACTCGGCCATCGAGATCCTCGAGACGTGGCTCGGGGCGGAGTTCGCCGGGGGCCGGCACGCGCGGCGTGTCCAGAAGCTCGGCGACCTGGACCGCGAGCGCGGAGGGCACGATGGGCCGGCTCGCTGA
- the glyA gene encoding serine hydroxymethyltransferase, which produces MGRLAEFDPEIAKALREEAERQHRNLELIASENFVSEAVLEAAGSVLTNKYAEGYPGRRYYGGCEVVDVVEDLAIARAKELFGAPHVNVQPHSGAQANMAVYFTLLRPGDTVLGPNLSHGGHLTAGSPVNYSGKLYSIVAYGVRKDTERIDLDEVRDLARKHRPKLIIAGGSAFPRAIEFKPFGEIAREVGAHLMADIAHPAGLVAAGLHPSPVGIADFVTTTTHKTLRGPRGGMIMCRAEDAQALDKAVMPGVQGGPLMHVIAAKAVAFKEALRPEWREYQKQIVKNAKALADALLARGFRLVSGGTDTHLILVDLTGRGITGKDAQEALDRAWITVNKNTVPFETKSPMVTSGIRLGTPAVTTRGMREPEMVRIAELLERVLGNLGSASAEAKARDEVHELTNRFPLYPERRA; this is translated from the coding sequence ATGGGCCGGCTCGCTGAGTTCGACCCCGAGATCGCCAAGGCCCTGCGCGAGGAGGCCGAGCGCCAGCACCGCAACCTCGAGCTGATCGCCTCCGAGAACTTCGTCTCGGAGGCCGTCCTCGAGGCCGCGGGCTCGGTGCTGACCAACAAGTACGCCGAGGGCTATCCCGGCCGGCGCTACTACGGCGGCTGCGAGGTCGTGGACGTCGTCGAGGACCTCGCGATCGCGCGCGCCAAGGAGCTCTTCGGCGCGCCGCACGTGAACGTCCAGCCGCACTCCGGCGCCCAGGCGAACATGGCGGTCTACTTCACGCTGCTCCGGCCCGGCGACACGGTGCTCGGCCCGAACCTCTCCCACGGCGGGCACCTCACGGCCGGGAGCCCGGTCAACTACTCGGGCAAGCTCTACTCGATCGTGGCCTACGGCGTCCGGAAGGACACCGAGCGGATCGACCTCGACGAGGTGCGCGACCTCGCCCGGAAGCACCGGCCGAAGCTGATCATCGCCGGCGGCTCGGCGTTCCCGCGCGCGATCGAGTTCAAGCCGTTCGGCGAGATCGCGCGCGAGGTGGGCGCCCACCTCATGGCCGACATCGCCCATCCGGCGGGCCTCGTCGCGGCGGGCCTCCACCCGTCGCCCGTCGGGATCGCCGACTTCGTCACGACCACGACCCACAAGACGCTCCGCGGGCCGCGCGGCGGGATGATCATGTGCCGCGCCGAGGACGCCCAGGCCCTCGACAAGGCGGTGATGCCCGGCGTGCAGGGTGGCCCCCTCATGCACGTCATCGCGGCGAAGGCGGTCGCGTTCAAGGAGGCCCTGCGGCCGGAGTGGCGCGAGTATCAGAAGCAGATCGTGAAGAACGCGAAGGCGCTCGCCGACGCCCTCCTGGCGCGCGGCTTCCGGCTGGTCTCGGGCGGCACCGACACTCACCTGATCCTCGTGGACCTCACGGGCCGCGGGATCACCGGCAAGGACGCGCAGGAGGCGCTGGACCGGGCGTGGATCACGGTGAACAAGAACACGGTGCCCTTCGAGACGAAGAGCCCGATGGTCACGAGCGGGATCCGTCTCGGCACGCCCGCCGTCACGACGCGCGGCATGCGCGAGCCCGAGATGGTCCGGATCGCGGAGCTGCTCGAGCGTGTCCTCGGCAACCTCGGCTCGGCGTCGGCCGAGGCGAAGGCGCGCGACGAGGTTCACGAGCTGACGAACCGTTTTCCGCTCTATCCCGAGCGGAGGGCGTGA